One region of Ostrinia nubilalis chromosome 14, ilOstNubi1.1, whole genome shotgun sequence genomic DNA includes:
- the LOC135078121 gene encoding thioredoxin, mitochondrial isoform X1, which translates to MTGCELKMSNTICQGLRSPIRNLAKLRQAKAISTSIVHNETILVKNNEEFINKVMNNNKPVIVNFHAEWCEPCKILTPKLKELIEPLNNLDLAVVDVEDNADLVHTFEVKAVPAVIAINNGLIVDKFIGLVDADMITSLIDRMAGKKKEGA; encoded by the exons ATGACGGGTTGTGAACTT AAAATGTCTAACACAATTTGCCAAGGGTTGAGGTCCCCGATCAGGAACCTAGCGAAACTGAGACAAGCAAAAGCAATCTCCACATCAATAGTCCACAATGAGACTATTTTAGTGAAAAATAATGAAGAATTCATCAATAAG GTGATGAACAACAACAAGCCAGTCATAGTGAATTTCCACGCGGAGTGGTGTGAGCCATGCAAGATACTTACTCCGAAGCTGAAGGAACTGATCGAGCCACTTAATAACCTTGATTTAGCTGTAGTCGATGTAGAGGACAATGCTGACTTGGTGCATACCTTTGAG GTGAAAGCAGTTCCAGCAGTCATAGCCATAAACAATGGTTTAATAGTTGACAAATTCATCGGCCTGGTCGACGCAGACATGATCACCAGCCTCATCGACAGAATGGCCGGTAAAAAGAAGGAGGGAGCGTAA
- the LOC135078121 gene encoding thioredoxin, mitochondrial isoform X2, which produces MSNTICQGLRSPIRNLAKLRQAKAISTSIVHNETILVKNNEEFINKVMNNNKPVIVNFHAEWCEPCKILTPKLKELIEPLNNLDLAVVDVEDNADLVHTFEVKAVPAVIAINNGLIVDKFIGLVDADMITSLIDRMAGKKKEGA; this is translated from the exons ATGTCTAACACAATTTGCCAAGGGTTGAGGTCCCCGATCAGGAACCTAGCGAAACTGAGACAAGCAAAAGCAATCTCCACATCAATAGTCCACAATGAGACTATTTTAGTGAAAAATAATGAAGAATTCATCAATAAG GTGATGAACAACAACAAGCCAGTCATAGTGAATTTCCACGCGGAGTGGTGTGAGCCATGCAAGATACTTACTCCGAAGCTGAAGGAACTGATCGAGCCACTTAATAACCTTGATTTAGCTGTAGTCGATGTAGAGGACAATGCTGACTTGGTGCATACCTTTGAG GTGAAAGCAGTTCCAGCAGTCATAGCCATAAACAATGGTTTAATAGTTGACAAATTCATCGGCCTGGTCGACGCAGACATGATCACCAGCCTCATCGACAGAATGGCCGGTAAAAAGAAGGAGGGAGCGTAA